From a region of the Elusimicrobiota bacterium genome:
- a CDS encoding restriction endonuclease subunit S — MADQVTIVGAQQRFKKTPAGEIPVDWEASSVGSLARELVNGGTPDTKAEAYWRGDIPWITGADFSKQKVIAARRHITQEAVRSSTTNVLPKGSILIVTRTGVGKLAIAPFDLAISQDITGLIPDTNRVHPEYLFWALNMLVPQLKATHQGTSINGVLRSDLEAFALPLPPKQEQKKIAEILSAIEASIEKAAAAAQATRKLKQGLIQEVFVRMPRQYGWKMSSIGDCTSINVEALGEATPPDSRFRYIDISSVDNRGTISEMREVVFKAAPSRARRVVRSGDILVSTVRPYLMAFTKIDDAPENLIASTGFAVLNPKLMVDGDFLYQFIRSDRFVNFLVERMTGSNYPAVNAGDVAMCPIPLPELGEQRAIGQRLLAVDRAILQSEAACERMEVLKEGLMQVLLTGKVRV, encoded by the coding sequence ATGGCCGATCAAGTCACAATAGTTGGCGCGCAACAGCGATTCAAGAAAACACCCGCAGGAGAAATTCCCGTGGATTGGGAAGCGTCCTCTGTAGGGTCGCTCGCAAGGGAACTTGTCAATGGCGGCACACCAGACACAAAGGCTGAGGCGTACTGGCGCGGAGATATCCCTTGGATTACCGGGGCTGATTTTTCAAAGCAGAAGGTCATAGCCGCGCGTCGACACATTACCCAAGAGGCAGTTCGTAGCAGCACAACGAATGTCCTCCCGAAGGGCTCTATCCTTATTGTGACCAGGACGGGTGTTGGGAAGTTGGCCATCGCTCCTTTCGACCTAGCCATTAGCCAGGACATCACGGGACTAATCCCTGACACGAATCGCGTGCACCCGGAATATCTTTTTTGGGCACTGAACATGCTCGTGCCGCAATTGAAGGCGACTCACCAAGGCACCTCAATTAATGGGGTCCTGCGAAGCGATCTAGAGGCATTCGCCCTCCCGCTGCCTCCCAAGCAAGAGCAGAAAAAGATCGCCGAGATTCTGTCTGCGATCGAAGCTTCTATTGAAAAAGCCGCTGCGGCGGCGCAGGCGACGCGCAAGCTAAAGCAAGGGCTCATCCAAGAAGTCTTCGTTCGCATGCCGCGTCAATATGGCTGGAAGATGTCTTCAATTGGAGACTGCACCAGTATCAACGTGGAGGCCCTCGGGGAGGCAACGCCACCCGATTCAAGGTTTCGGTACATCGACATCTCCTCCGTCGATAACCGAGGGACCATTTCCGAGATGCGGGAGGTCGTCTTCAAGGCGGCTCCCTCTCGCGCTCGTCGAGTTGTGAGGTCCGGAGATATCCTTGTCTCAACAGTACGCCCTTACCTAATGGCGTTCACCAAAATTGATGATGCGCCTGAGAATCTCATCGCCTCCACGGGCTTTGCGGTACTGAATCCAAAGCTGATGGTCGATGGAGACTTCCTTTATCAGTTCATCCGTAGCGATCGCTTCGTAAACTTCCTAGTAGAAAGGATGACGGGCTCCAATTACCCGGCGGTAAATGCGGGCGATGTGGCGATGTGCCCAATCCCTTTGCCAGAACTGGGCGAGCAGAGAGCAATCGGGCAGCGACTGCTAGCCGTCGACCGTGCGATATTGCAGTCCGAAGCAGCCTGTGAGCGAATGGAAGTCTTGAAAGAGGGATTGATGCAAGTGCTTTTGACCGGCAAGGTTCGGGTGTAG
- a CDS encoding SAM-dependent DNA methyltransferase codes for MPRLDLDTLKGHLWESANILRGSIDASDYKNYIFGLLFLKRLSDVFDEEAEKLLKEGKTKKIALEDPDEHEFFVSPKSHWKHLTTLTHNLGDAINKANDALEEHNRVLEGVLSATDFNDKDRLPDSTLSKLILHFSKVRLRNEDLAEPDMLGRAYEYLIAQFADDAGKKGGEFYTPKEVVTLLVEILDPQEGMYVCDPACGSGGMLVQAVHHLRALHQNARNIVLHGQERNIGTWAICKMNMLLHGISGARIEKGDTIREPKLLQKGKLIEYDIVIANPPFSLKNWGVESAENDAFGRFKYGLPPQSYGDFAFVQHMAATLKPSGRAGIVLPHGILFRGGAEGKIRQGLLEEDLIEAVIGLPSNLFYGASIPACLFILNKKKPAKRKGKVFFLYGARDFQQLKNQNKLRQEDIEKAVNAYRSYEAVEKYCRPVSLDEIRRNDFNLNIPRYVDITEDEEPIDVQQTINDLLKLKKERARAEEKVEGYLKELGYKV; via the coding sequence ATGCCACGACTCGATCTCGACACCCTTAAAGGCCATCTGTGGGAATCGGCCAATATCCTGCGGGGCTCAATCGACGCATCTGACTACAAGAACTACATCTTCGGCCTCCTGTTCCTCAAGCGCCTCTCTGACGTGTTCGATGAAGAGGCAGAGAAGCTGCTTAAGGAGGGCAAGACCAAGAAGATCGCGCTCGAAGACCCGGATGAGCACGAGTTCTTCGTCTCGCCCAAATCCCATTGGAAGCACTTGACGACCTTGACGCACAACCTCGGCGATGCCATCAACAAGGCGAACGATGCCCTGGAAGAACACAACCGTGTCCTTGAGGGAGTCCTGTCCGCGACGGATTTCAACGACAAGGACCGGCTCCCTGATTCAACCCTCTCGAAGCTTATCCTACATTTTTCCAAGGTCCGGCTCCGCAACGAGGACCTTGCCGAGCCGGACATGCTTGGCCGAGCCTATGAATATCTGATCGCCCAATTCGCCGATGACGCCGGCAAGAAGGGCGGCGAGTTCTATACGCCCAAAGAAGTCGTGACCCTCTTGGTCGAGATTCTTGATCCGCAAGAGGGCATGTACGTCTGTGACCCCGCCTGCGGCTCGGGCGGCATGCTGGTCCAGGCGGTTCACCACCTTCGCGCGCTGCATCAGAATGCCCGGAACATTGTCCTACACGGCCAGGAGCGCAACATTGGCACCTGGGCCATCTGCAAGATGAACATGCTTCTGCATGGAATCTCCGGCGCGCGGATCGAGAAGGGCGACACGATCCGGGAGCCGAAGCTTCTTCAAAAGGGCAAGCTCATCGAATACGACATCGTGATTGCCAATCCACCGTTCTCGCTCAAGAATTGGGGCGTCGAGTCGGCCGAGAACGACGCCTTCGGACGGTTCAAGTATGGTCTGCCGCCTCAAAGCTACGGCGACTTCGCCTTCGTTCAGCACATGGCCGCAACCCTAAAGCCTTCCGGACGCGCCGGCATAGTTCTTCCTCACGGTATCCTCTTCCGCGGCGGCGCCGAAGGCAAGATTCGGCAGGGTCTCCTGGAAGAGGACCTGATCGAAGCGGTGATCGGGCTTCCTTCTAACCTCTTCTACGGGGCCAGCATCCCGGCGTGCTTGTTCATCCTCAACAAGAAGAAGCCCGCCAAGCGAAAGGGCAAGGTGTTCTTCCTCTATGGCGCGCGGGACTTCCAGCAGCTCAAAAACCAGAACAAGCTTCGCCAGGAGGACATCGAGAAGGCTGTGAATGCCTATCGCTCTTACGAGGCCGTCGAGAAATATTGCCGGCCCGTCAGCCTGGATGAGATTCGCCGCAACGACTTCAACCTTAACATCCCGCGCTATGTGGACATTACGGAGGATGAGGAGCCGATCGATGTCCAGCAGACGATTAATGACCTGCTGAAGCTTAAGAAGGAGCGCGCGCGGGCGGAGGAGAAGGTCGAAGGCTATCTCAAGGAGTTGGGCTACAAGGTCTAA
- a CDS encoding tyrosine-type recombinase/integrase, translating to MNEITNTLNQDRLSESRKATTFQQAYEEFRLRCDSRNLSSGTLAWYHQILGGLERFLVQRYGIASMEGITAGHIRAHLSQLKARELSSETVHRTYGGLRCFFKFLLREGLIRSNPMELVERPKRERHLIQPLQSEHVRTLLAQADPKSFLGLRNKVLMLLMLDSGLRLSEALKLRLPNVDVPGGTVLVMGKGRKERRVPFAKVTRQALEAYLVARRRIVVPSDLLFISRHGGELTSRHVQIMIKRYGERAGIQGVRVSPHTLRHTCATQYIINGGDPFSLQQILGHSTLEMVRQYVHLANRDVYDAHRRYSPMDRLLANTGLYYGKSDINTIV from the coding sequence TTGAACGAGATAACGAACACTCTAAACCAAGATCGTCTTTCGGAGTCGCGCAAGGCGACGACGTTTCAGCAGGCGTATGAAGAGTTCCGGTTGCGCTGCGACTCGCGCAATCTGTCGTCGGGCACTCTGGCCTGGTATCACCAAATCCTCGGCGGCCTTGAGCGCTTCCTGGTCCAGCGCTACGGGATCGCGAGCATGGAGGGGATCACGGCGGGACACATCCGCGCGCATCTGAGCCAACTCAAGGCGCGCGAGTTGTCGTCCGAGACCGTGCACCGGACCTACGGCGGTCTGCGCTGCTTCTTCAAGTTCCTGCTGCGCGAGGGATTGATCCGCTCCAATCCGATGGAGCTGGTCGAGCGCCCGAAGCGCGAGCGGCACTTGATCCAACCGCTCCAGTCCGAGCATGTCCGAACGCTGCTTGCGCAGGCCGACCCCAAATCGTTCCTTGGGTTGCGAAACAAGGTCCTCATGCTGCTCATGCTGGACTCGGGGCTGCGGCTCTCGGAGGCGCTAAAGCTGAGGCTGCCCAACGTAGACGTGCCGGGCGGCACCGTCCTGGTCATGGGAAAGGGTCGAAAGGAGCGCCGCGTTCCTTTCGCCAAGGTCACGCGCCAGGCGCTCGAAGCGTATCTGGTCGCGCGGCGGCGGATCGTCGTCCCGTCGGACTTGCTGTTCATCAGCCGGCACGGCGGGGAGCTGACGAGCCGGCATGTCCAGATCATGATCAAGCGCTACGGCGAGCGCGCCGGCATCCAAGGCGTGCGCGTCTCGCCGCACACGCTGCGCCACACCTGCGCGACGCAGTACATCATCAATGGTGGCGATCCGTTCAGCCTCCAACAAATCCTGGGCCACTCAACGCTGGAGATGGTCCGGCAATACGTCCATCTCGCCAACCGGGACGTGTACGACGCGCACCGGAGATATTCGCCAATGGACCGATTACTTGCCAACACTGGCTTATACTATGGTAAATCAGATATTAATACGATTGTTTAA
- a CDS encoding TraM recognition domain-containing protein: MEAKIAMLVCVIGVIATSVLVHFERRKLAGLALALAVALSLPLIGLPVLLKLRKDLGILRRIPVGDLRRTAQGASAALGLFVGLGLALRKPGPGARKRQWDAPRQAGSTDKPLGRILEGEPSAHGTFLGTANGWTKVFVTDKERESHMQIVGPTRSGKSQLLFGLSGQDMKRGMPVFFMEAKGDSSDFDQFLKLANLAGRAADVRYFNPQDARSMTFNPIRRLPGQDTTAVANQLARAIGREPTSSGEGQDYYRSLDYARMLNMVEVFCATGLEFTLKDCLAYFSSEKARKKAFDLCKDTRKVDAAAEDFKKGTDTSALTSAIRPWTTGELGRLLNDYSPEIRLEDVFERGQLAYFAVPIGHLQVLANPLGRMLISGLLSVAASRQKMYPKPEPASVILDEFAEFATPVFSSFIATVGSARFWTVLSHQDLGQLKRIEGMSAEAFHSAVFANTSGCKVCFRTPAPEDAEFWSATLGTYTTFKDTEQVQRGALGTMRTGQISRREVEEFKVHPNLLKSLVPGTALIYSAGRLECLARTAGVARLLEPLEMPLLEGGPVQKGVGLELESEMKGPGRFDNDGRLR, from the coding sequence ATGGAAGCCAAAATCGCGATGTTGGTCTGCGTCATCGGGGTCATTGCAACCTCGGTGCTGGTGCATTTCGAGCGCCGTAAGCTCGCGGGCTTGGCGCTCGCTCTGGCCGTCGCCCTGTCCCTGCCGTTGATAGGCCTGCCGGTCCTCTTGAAACTCCGAAAGGACCTCGGGATACTCCGGCGCATCCCGGTCGGGGACCTGCGGCGCACCGCCCAAGGAGCCTCCGCGGCGCTTGGCCTGTTCGTCGGCCTGGGCCTGGCCCTGCGCAAGCCTGGCCCTGGCGCGCGCAAGCGCCAATGGGACGCGCCGCGCCAGGCGGGCAGCACTGACAAGCCGCTCGGCCGGATTCTTGAGGGCGAGCCGTCCGCACACGGGACGTTCCTCGGCACGGCCAACGGCTGGACCAAGGTCTTCGTGACCGATAAGGAGCGCGAAAGCCACATGCAGATCGTGGGGCCGACCCGCTCGGGCAAGTCGCAGCTTCTCTTCGGCCTTTCAGGCCAGGACATGAAGCGCGGCATGCCGGTCTTCTTCATGGAGGCCAAGGGCGACAGCTCGGACTTCGACCAGTTCCTAAAACTGGCGAACCTGGCTGGGCGCGCGGCGGACGTGCGCTACTTCAATCCGCAGGATGCGCGCTCGATGACCTTCAACCCGATCCGGCGGCTGCCCGGCCAGGACACGACGGCGGTCGCCAACCAGCTCGCGCGCGCTATCGGCCGAGAACCCACGTCCTCGGGCGAGGGCCAGGACTATTACCGCTCGCTCGACTACGCCCGGATGCTCAACATGGTCGAGGTCTTCTGTGCCACGGGCCTTGAGTTCACCCTCAAGGACTGCCTCGCCTACTTCAGCTCGGAGAAGGCCCGCAAGAAGGCATTCGACCTCTGCAAGGACACGCGCAAAGTAGACGCCGCGGCCGAGGACTTCAAGAAAGGGACCGACACCTCGGCGCTGACCTCGGCCATTCGGCCATGGACGACCGGAGAGTTGGGACGGCTGCTCAACGACTACTCCCCGGAAATCCGCCTGGAGGATGTCTTCGAGCGCGGGCAGCTTGCTTACTTCGCGGTCCCCATAGGGCACCTTCAGGTCCTCGCCAATCCGCTTGGCCGCATGCTCATCTCGGGCCTGCTCTCGGTGGCGGCTTCTCGGCAGAAGATGTACCCGAAGCCCGAGCCTGCCTCGGTGATCCTGGACGAGTTCGCGGAGTTCGCCACGCCGGTGTTCTCATCTTTCATTGCCACGGTGGGCTCGGCGCGCTTCTGGACGGTCCTCTCACATCAAGACCTGGGCCAGCTCAAGAGGATCGAGGGAATGTCGGCCGAAGCCTTCCACTCGGCGGTCTTCGCCAACACCTCGGGCTGCAAGGTCTGCTTCAGAACTCCCGCCCCTGAGGACGCGGAGTTCTGGTCCGCCACGCTCGGGACCTACACGACGTTCAAGGACACCGAGCAGGTCCAGCGTGGCGCGCTTGGGACCATGCGCACGGGGCAGATATCCCGACGGGAGGTCGAGGAGTTCAAGGTTCATCCCAACCTGCTCAAGAGCCTGGTGCCGGGCACGGCGCTCATCTACTCGGCCGGGCGTCTTGAGTGCCTGGCGAGGACGGCAGGTGTGGCGCGTTTGCTTGAGCCGCTTGAAATGCCGCTGCTTGAAGGCGGTCCAGTTCAGAAAGGCGTAGGGCTTGAACTTGAGAGCGAGATGAAGGGACCGGGACGCTTCGACAACGACGGACGGCTGCGCTAG